The nucleotide sequence GGAGAAGACCTGCACCGGCACGCACAGCCCGTCGGTGCCGGTCTCCTCCCCGACGGCGTACGGTGCCAGGCCGGCCGGTTCGAGTCCCGGTACCTCCTCGGCCAGTTCACGCCGGAGGGTGTCCTCCAGCGTGCGGTCCCCGGGCTCCCGGCCGCCGCCGAGCAGGGCGAACGCGCCTGGCTCCCAGATGCCGGGAACGTCGTCGCGCAGATGGAGCAGGTAGCGGCCCTCGCCGTCGTGGATCAGCGCCGAGGCGTTCACCGGCTCCGGCCGGCCGTCGAGCCCCGCCGCGCTCAACCTCTCCCTCAAGGCGGCCGATTCGAGCCGGTCGAGGGGTAACCAGTCGGCGCCGGGCAGAGGTTCGGTCGGTTCGCGGGACAGGTACAGGGCGAAGGTGAACTCGTAGTCGGCCGGAGCGGTGGCTTCGACCTGGACCGGAGCGCCGAGCAGCGAGGGAGTCAGGCAGAGGTCGCCCGGCGCGAGCCGTGTCCGCCCTGTCACCGCGCGCACCGCCGCCGCGAGCAGCGTACGGTCGCCCTCCCCGGCCCGTGCGCCGGGCACCACCGCGGGACCTCCGGCCGCGTCCGGCACATGCAGGGCCCGCCCCTCGCGGTCGATGACGAGCGCGCGGCAGGTGAGGCGGGCGGAGCCCGGAGCGAACGCGCTCATGCCGCCCACCTCGGCCCGGATGCGCCCGAATGGGCCATCGCCCCGGCAGAAGCCCGCTGTTCGAATCCGGAGGACCGCGGTGCGCGGGCGGGTACGGGATGCATGGCGTCCTCCATCTGAGGGGCGAGTGGTACTGGTGCTCTAAAAACGCGCCGGACACCGCCCTTGTCACGGCTGTTCCGCGAAAAAATCCGGAACACGCGTTCCCACCGCCCGCTCGGCCCTGCGCGCCAAGGGGTGCCGTTCTCAAACTCGTTCGATCGGGGGAGGTGCGCTCTTGCGGGGGAACGGCCGGTGTGGCGCCTGGACAGGGCTCCGGGAGGCCGTCCCGGCGCGGGACAGGAGCGTCGCCCGTGACACCCACGCGCGTCAGAGTCCCGTCAAGGCGGCCGCCCGCGCCGTATGAGGGGCGTCAACGTGGGGTCCCGACCGGGCGGAGCAGGGGTTTCCTCGAAGGGTTCCCCTTTCGACCCCGAGTCCGTTCAGGAGTCCCAAGATGGCCGACCTGGCCTTCGTCGTCACCGTGCTCGCGGCCTTCGCGCTGGTGGCACTCGTCGCCAAGGGGGTGACGAAGCTGTGACCGCCGAGAACGTCGTCGGCCTGGTCGTGGCCGTCGCCCTGCTGGGCTATCTCGTCCTCGCCCTGATCTTCCCGGAGAGGTTCTGAGAGCCGGTATGGGTTCCGTACTCGCGAGCGTGCTCCAGCTCCTCGCCCTCATCGGCGCACTGGCGCTCGTCCACGCGCCCGCCGGAAGCTACATGGCCAAGGTGTACACCGCACGCCGGCACCTGCGGGCCGAGCGGTGGATCTACCGGGCGATCGGCGCCGACCCCGACACCGAGATGCGCTGGCCCGCCTACCTGCGCGCGGTGCTCGCCTTCTCCCTCGCCGGTGTCCTCCTCCTCTATCTGCTCCAGCGGCTCCAGGGGGTGCTGCCGGGCTCGCCCGCGTTCTCCTCGGTGGGCCCGGCGCAGTCCTTCAACACGGCCGTCTCGTTCGTGACCAACACCAACTGGCAGTCGTACTACGGCGAACAGACCATGGGGCACGTCGTACAGACGGCCGGGCTCGCGGTCCAGAACTTCGTGTCCGCCGCCGTGGGCATGGCGGTCGCGGTCGCCCTGGTCCGGGGCTTCGCCCGGTCGCGCTCCGGCGAACTGGGCAACTTCTGGACCGATCTGGTGCGCGGCACGCTGCGCGTCCTTGTTCCGGCCGCCGTGCTCGGCGCGCTGGTCCTCGTCGCCTGCGGCGCGATCCAGAACTTCTCCGGCATCCACGAGGTCGGTCAGTTCATGGGCGGCACCCAGCAGTGGAACGGCGGCGCCGTCGCCTCCCAGGAGGCCATCAAGGAACTGGGCACCAACGGCGGCGGCTACTTCAACGCCAACAGCGCCCATCCCTTCGAGAACCCGACGCCGTTCACCAACCTGTTCGAGATCTTCCTGATCCTGGTCATCCCGTTCTCCCTGACCCGCACCTTCGGCCTGATGGTCGGCAGCGTCCGGCAGGGCCACGCGATCCTCGCCACCATGGCCACCGTCTGGGTGGGCTTCACCGCCCTGATGATGTGGGCCGAGTTCACCCACCACGGCCCGGCGCTCCAGGCCGCGGGCGGCGCGATGGAGGGCAAGGAGGTCCGCTTCGGCGTCGGCGGCTCCGCGCTCTTCGCGGTGTCCACCACCCTCACCTCCACCGGCGCCGTGGACTCCTTCCACTCCTCCTTCACCGGGCTCGGCGGCGGCATCACCATGCTCGGGATGATGCTGGGCGAGATCGCGCCCGGCGGCACCGGCTCCGGTCTGTACGGCATGCTGATCATGGCCGTGATCGCGGTGTTCATCGCCGGTCTGATGGTCGGCCGCACCCCCGAGTACCTGGGCAGGAAGATCGGCGCCCGCGAGATGAAGCTCGCCGCCTGCTACATCCTGGTCACCCCCGCGCTGGTCCTCGTGTTCACCGCGGCCTCGACGGCCCTGCCGACCCCGCCGCACTCCATGCTCAATCCGGGCGCGCACGGGTTCTCGGAGGTGCTGTACGCCTTCACCTCGGCCGCCAACAACAACGGCTCGGCCTTCGCCGGGCTGAACGCCGACACCGACTGGTTCAACACCACGACCGGGCTCGCCATGCTGCTCGGCCGCTTCCTGCCGATGGTGTTCGTCCTCGCGCTGGCCGGCTCGCTCGCCGCACAGCGGCCGGTCCCCGTCAGCGCCGGCACCCTGCGCACCGAGAAACCGCTGTTCGCGGGCCTGCTGGTCGGGGCGATCCTGATCATCACCGGCCTGACGTACTTCCCGGCGCTGGCGCTGGGACCGCTCGCCGAGGGGCTGGCGTGATGACCATCCGTACAGAGAAGTCAGAGGACTCGATGTCCACAATCACTCCCGCCCGGGCGCCGCACGGCGACGCGCCCGCCGGACAGCAGCCCGCGGACGGACGCGTCGGCGGGGGCCTCTTCGATCCCCGGCAGTTGGCCCGATCGCTGCCGGACGCCTTCCGCAAGCTCGACCCGCGCGTCATGGTCAGGTCGCCCGTGATGTTCGTGGTGTGGACCGGCTCCGTGCTGACCACGGCGTTCTCCTGCACCGACCCCACCGACTGGTTCGGCTGGACGATCAGCGTCTGGCTGTGGCTGACCGTGCTCTTCGCCAACCTCGCGGAGGCGGTCGCCGAGGGACGCGGCAAGGCGCAGGCCGACACCCTGCGCAGGGCCAGGGCGGACACCGTCGCCCGCCGCCTGACCGGGGCCGCCGAGGAGCGGGTGCCGGGCACCGCGCTGCGCGTCGGTGACCTGGTCGTCTGCGAGGCGGGCGAGGTGATCCCCGGGGACGGCGACGTCGTGGAGGGCGTCGCCTCGGTGGACGAGTCCGCGATCACGGGCGAGTCGGCGCCGGTCATCCGGGAGTCCGGGGGCGACCGCAGTGCCGTCACGGGCGGCACCAGGGTGCTCTCCGACCGGATCGTCGTCAGGATCACCACGCGGCCGGGAGAGACCTTCATCGACCGGATGATCGGCCTGGTCGAGGGCGCGGCCCGGCAGCGCACGCCCAACGAGATCGCGCTGAACATCCTGCTGGCCTCGCTCACCGTCGTCTTCCTGCTGGCCTGCGCCACGCTGCCGCCGTTCGCCGCCCACGCCGGCACCCGGCTCACGATGGTCGTCCTGGTCGCCCTGCTGGTGTGCCTGATCCCCACCACCATCGGCGCCCTGCTCTCCGCCATCGGCATCGCGGGCATGGACCGCCTGGTCCAGCGCAATGTGCTGGCCATGTCGGGCCGGGCCGTCGAGGCGGCCGGTGACGTGTCGACACTCCTGCTGGACAAGACCGGCACCATCACCCTCGGCAACCGCAGGGCCGCGGCGTTCGAGCCGGTGGGCGGCGCCACGGAAGCCGAACTCGCCGACGCCGCGCAGTTGTCCTCGCTCGCCGACGAGACCCCCGAGGGCCGTTCCGTCGTGGTCCTGGCCAAGGAGGCGTACGGCATGCGCGAACGCCACCAGGGCGAGCTGACCGGCGCCGAGTGGATCCCCTTCACCGCGCAGACCCGGATGTCCGGCGTCGACGTGGACGGGCGCGGCGTCCGCAAGGGCGCGGCGGGCTCGGTGCTGCGCTGGGTGCGCGAGCAGGGCGGCACGGTGGCCGACGAGACCGAGCGGACCGCCGACCGTGTCTCCCGCGCAGGCGGCACCCCGCTGCTGGTGGCCGTGCGGGACGGCGGCGGGGCTCGCGTCCTGGGCGTCGTCCACCTCAAGGACGTCGTCAAGGAGGGCATGCGGGAACGGTTCGCCGAGCTGCGCCGCATGGGCATCAGGACGGTCATGATCACCGGGGACAATCCGCTGACCGCCAAGGCCATCGCCGAGGAGTCGGGCGTCGACGACTACCTCGCGGAGGCCACTCCCGAGGACAAGATGGCCCTCATCAAGAGGGAGCAGGCGGGCGGCAAGCTCGTCGCCATGACCGGTGACGGCACCAACGACGCCCCCGCGCTGGCCCAGGCGGACGTCGGCGTGGCCATGAACACCGGCACGTCGGCCGCCAAGGAGGCCGGCAACATGGTCGACCTCGACTCCGACCCCACCAAGCTCATCGAGATCGTCCGGATCGGCAAGCAACTCCTCATCACCCGGGGCGCGCTGACCACGTTCTCCATAGCCAACGACGTGGCCAAGTACTTCGCCATCATCCCGGCGCTGTTCGCCGCCGTGTATCCGGGCCTCGACCGGCTGAACATCATGCGGCTGTCCTCGCCCGACTCCGCGATCCTCTCGGCCGTCGTCTTCAACGCCCTGATCATCATCGCGCTGGTGCCGCTCTCCCTGCGCGGGGTGCGGTACCGGCCGGTGAGCGCCGACCGTCTGCTGCGGCGCAACCTCGCCGTCTACGGCCTCGGCGGCCTCGTCGCGCCCTTCATCGGCATCAAGCTCATCGACCTGCTCATCTCCTTGATCCCCGGGATCGGCTGACCACCATGAACAACTCCCTCACCGGCAAAGCCCGGTCACTGGGCGCGGGCCTGCGCGCGCTGCTCGTGCTCACCCTCGTCACCGGCGTGCTCTACCCCCTCGCCGTGACCGGTGTGTCCCAACTCCTCCTCCCCGGCCCCGCGAACGGCTCCGAGGTGAGGTCGGACGGGCGCGTCGTCGGGTCCTCCCTCATCGGCCAGTCGTACCGGCTCCCCCCGGCGGAGGGCCACAAGACGCCGGAGCCGGACCCGAGATGGTTCCAGGGGCGCCCGGCGGACGGCCTCGGCACCAACAGCCGGAACACCCGCTACACGCTGCTGCTGTCCGGCGCCACCAACCTGGCCGCCGACAGCGAGGTCCTGCTCCAGCGGGTCCGGGCCGCCAAGGCCGCCGTCGTGAAGGAGAACTCGGTGCCCGGCCACACCGTCCGCCCGGCCGACGTCCCCGCCGACGCGGTCACCTCCTCCGGATCCGGCCTCGACCCGGACATCTCCCCCCGGTACGCCCGGCTCCAGGTCCACCGCGTCGCCGCCAGGAACCACCTGCCCGTGACCGAGGTCGCCCGGCTCGTCCGCGACCACACCGAGGGACGGACCCTGGGCTTCCTGGGCGAACCCCGCGTGAACGTACTGGAGCTGAACATCGCGCTCGAGGAACTGGCGGCCCGGCACTGACGAAGCGGTCCCGGAGTGGCCGGCGGTGTCCGCCGAGCCGCTCCGGGACCGCCGACTCCCGCCCGCATGCCGTAAGTTGCTGCCGTTGATCCCAGCGGCGTACGACAGGAGGGCGCGCGTCCATGACACGGGTGCTCGTAGTGGAGGACGACCCGCAGCTCGTACGGGCCCTCGTGATCAACCTCCAGGCCCGCCGGTATGCCGTCGACTCCGCGCCCGACGGCGCCACCGCGCTCCGGCTGGCGGCCGCCCGCGCACCCGACGTGGTCGTGCTCGACCTCGGGCTGCCCGACGTGGACGGCGCCGAGGTCATCAGATCCCTGCGCGGCGGCGGCAGCCGCGTGCCGATCCTCGTCCTGTCCGCCCGCCAGGCGTCCGAGGAGAAGGTCGCCGCCCTAGACGCCGGGGCCGACGACTACGTCACCAAGCCGTTCAGCATGGACGAACTGCTCGCCCGGCTGCGTGCCGCCGTCCGCCGCACGGAGGCCGGCCTCGCCGCGCCGGAGACCACGGTGGTGCGGACGCCGGACTTCACCCTCGACCTGGCCGCGAAGAAGGCCGTGCGCGACGGCCGTGACATCCGCCTCACCCCGACCGAATGGCATCTGCTGGAGATCCTCGTCACCAGCCCCGGCCGCCTGGTCAGCCAGAAGCACCTGCTGCGCGAGGTGTGGGGCGTCTCCCTGAGCGACAAGACCAACTACCTTCGTGTGTACATGGCTCAGCTCCGCCGCAAACTGGAGGCGGACCCCTCCCACCCCCGCTATCTGATCACCGAGCCGGGCATGGGTTACCGCTTCGAGGGGTGAACCGCGTGCCCTTCGCGGACCGCACCGTCGCGTCCGGGTCCGGATGGGTGAATGATGTCACTCGGACTGGTCACATCCGGATCTTCGCACTGAGTATGCTCATCCAATGTTGTCGGTCGACAACTTCTGACGGCGGGCGGCACGAGTGGGCGAAAGGGCGAGACCATGGTGACGTCGCGGGCTGATGCCGATGCGCTGACGCCGGTGACCGCGGTCGGTGTGGAACTCGCGTGGGACGAGCGGCAACCGTCCGTGCTCCTCGTCGAGGACGATCCGGGCGACGCGCTGCTGGTCGAGGAACTGGTCGCCGACAGCGCCCTCAAGATGCGGCTGCGCTGGGTGCGCTCGATGGCCGAGGCCGCCGAGGTGCTGGCGACCGAGCGCCCCGACTGCGTCCTGCTCGACCTGCACCTGCCCGACGCGAGCGGTCTGGAAGCGGTCTCCCTGGTCAAGGCGCACGCCGACCGGGTGGCGATCGTCGTCCTCACCGGCCTGGCCGAGGAACAGACCGGGCTCGCCGCGGTCACCGCCGGAGCCCAGGACTACCTGGTCAAGGGACGCGTGGAACCCGAACTCTTCGGACGCGCCGTCCGCTACGCGATCCAACGCAAGCAGGCCGAACAGTCGGCGGTGGCTCTCCAGGCCAGCCTGATGCAGGCCCAGGAGAACGCCCGCCTGGAACGCGGACTGCTGCCCCGCCCGCTGCTGCGCGCCGACGGCGTCCAGGTCGTCGCCCGTTACCGCCCCGGCCGCGCCCAGGCGCTGCTCGGCGGCGACTTCTATGACATCGTGCAGAGCGCGGACGGCACCGTGCACGCCCTGGTCGGCGACGTCTCCGGGCACGGACCCGACGAGGCCGCCCTCGGCGTCGCCCTGCGGATAGCCTGGCGCACCCTGGTGCTCAGCGGCATCACCGGCGCCGAGCAGGTCGGCCGCCTGGAGGAGATCCTGGTCGCCGAACGCGCCAGGGACGAGGTCTTCGCCACCCTGGTCAGCCTGTCCGCCGTACCCGGCGAACACCGGGCCAGCGTCGTGCGGGCCGGCCACCACGGCCTGCTCCGGCGCGGCGGCGCCGACGTGGACTGGGTCGAGGTGCCTGGCGGGCCCGCGCTGGGGCTCGTCCCCGGCGGCGCGCGCTGGCCCATCGCGGAACTGTCCGTGCCGCCTGGCGCCTCCGTGGTCCTCTTCACCGACGGGCTCTTCGAGGGGCACGTCAACGACGGCCCGCAGCGCCTCGGCGAGGAGGGGCTGCTCGGACTCGCCCGCGAGGCGGCCGGTCTCGCGCCGGACGAGTTCGTGGACCGGCTCATCGGCGAGGCCGAGGGGCTGGCCGAGGACCGCGGGGGCCTCGCGGACGACGTCGCCGTCGTCCATGTGAGCTGGAACTGAGATACGTGAGACGAGAGAAACGAGTGACACGCGTGAGTGCAGAGTCGGTTCGGAGCACAGGGTGAACGACGTCACGGGCAAGCCGTGGACCGGACGCCGGTTGACCGTGCAGGGCTGGTTCTACCTGGTGCTGTCGCTCATGACGTTCCTGGTGCTCCTCGGCACCGTGGTCGGTGCCAACCTGCTCAACCGCACCGCCGACGCGACCGACACGCTGCTGGAGGGCGTACAGCCCGCCCAGACGGAGGCGTACCGGCTCCAGGCCGCCCTGGTCAACCAGGAGACCGGCATCCGGGGCTACGCGATCACCGCGGACAAGCGCTTCCTCACTCCGTACACCGACGGCAAGCGGAACGAGGCGGAGTCCGCGGCCCGGCTGAGCAAGCTGCTCGGGAAGCGGCCCGAGCTGCGCGCGGACCTGGCCGCCGTCGAACGCCAGGCGGCCGACTGGCGCCGTCACTACTCCGAGCCGCTCGTCGCCTCCGTGACCCCCGGAGCTCCGAAGGCCGTCGACCTGCGGACGGTCGAACGCGGCAAGGAGGACTTCGACAAACTGCGCGCGACCTGGGCCGACCAGAACGCCCACATGGCCCGCACGGTCGAGGACGGGCGCGATCACATCGCCCAGGAACGCACGCTGCGCAACTCGGTGCTCGTCGCCATGGTCGCCGCGTTCCTGCTGACCGGCCTGGCCCTCGCCGTCTTCGTGCGGCTGCTCGTCACCCGGCCCCTGGAGCGGCTGCGCACCGCCTCCCGCCGCGTCGCGGGCGGCGACTTCGACCATGTCATCACCGGTGGCGGTCCGGCCGACCTGACCGCCGTGGCGGTCGACGTGGAGGGCATGCGCACGCGGATCGTGGCCGAGCTGGACGCCTCCCACG is from Streptomyces seoulensis and encodes:
- a CDS encoding NUDIX hydrolase, translated to MSAFAPGSARLTCRALVIDREGRALHVPDAAGGPAVVPGARAGEGDRTLLAAAVRAVTGRTRLAPGDLCLTPSLLGAPVQVEATAPADYEFTFALYLSREPTEPLPGADWLPLDRLESAALRERLSAAGLDGRPEPVNASALIHDGEGRYLLHLRDDVPGIWEPGAFALLGGGREPGDRTLEDTLRRELAEEVPGLEPAGLAPYAVGEETGTDGLCVPVQVFSGRWSGDPDGVGLAEGVLLRWFRPDMLHRLRLSPGTRELILRHAAGPAVRTPLVPRPAKAPDARGTELNIVGVHLYAEDGDGRVLLGLRHPDSAFAGSTWHFLAGHCERESAVACLVREAHEEAGLVIVPADVELAHVVHVLHGPSARPRLQLVFRAHRWQGTPSLREPDKCLDWRWWDADGLPEPLVPYARAAIDGIRAGRAYSEMGWCPA
- the kdpF gene encoding K(+)-transporting ATPase subunit F, producing the protein MTAENVVGLVVAVALLGYLVLALIFPERF
- the kdpA gene encoding potassium-transporting ATPase subunit KdpA, which produces MGSVLASVLQLLALIGALALVHAPAGSYMAKVYTARRHLRAERWIYRAIGADPDTEMRWPAYLRAVLAFSLAGVLLLYLLQRLQGVLPGSPAFSSVGPAQSFNTAVSFVTNTNWQSYYGEQTMGHVVQTAGLAVQNFVSAAVGMAVAVALVRGFARSRSGELGNFWTDLVRGTLRVLVPAAVLGALVLVACGAIQNFSGIHEVGQFMGGTQQWNGGAVASQEAIKELGTNGGGYFNANSAHPFENPTPFTNLFEIFLILVIPFSLTRTFGLMVGSVRQGHAILATMATVWVGFTALMMWAEFTHHGPALQAAGGAMEGKEVRFGVGGSALFAVSTTLTSTGAVDSFHSSFTGLGGGITMLGMMLGEIAPGGTGSGLYGMLIMAVIAVFIAGLMVGRTPEYLGRKIGAREMKLAACYILVTPALVLVFTAASTALPTPPHSMLNPGAHGFSEVLYAFTSAANNNGSAFAGLNADTDWFNTTTGLAMLLGRFLPMVFVLALAGSLAAQRPVPVSAGTLRTEKPLFAGLLVGAILIITGLTYFPALALGPLAEGLA
- the kdpB gene encoding potassium-transporting ATPase subunit KdpB, producing MSTITPARAPHGDAPAGQQPADGRVGGGLFDPRQLARSLPDAFRKLDPRVMVRSPVMFVVWTGSVLTTAFSCTDPTDWFGWTISVWLWLTVLFANLAEAVAEGRGKAQADTLRRARADTVARRLTGAAEERVPGTALRVGDLVVCEAGEVIPGDGDVVEGVASVDESAITGESAPVIRESGGDRSAVTGGTRVLSDRIVVRITTRPGETFIDRMIGLVEGAARQRTPNEIALNILLASLTVVFLLACATLPPFAAHAGTRLTMVVLVALLVCLIPTTIGALLSAIGIAGMDRLVQRNVLAMSGRAVEAAGDVSTLLLDKTGTITLGNRRAAAFEPVGGATEAELADAAQLSSLADETPEGRSVVVLAKEAYGMRERHQGELTGAEWIPFTAQTRMSGVDVDGRGVRKGAAGSVLRWVREQGGTVADETERTADRVSRAGGTPLLVAVRDGGGARVLGVVHLKDVVKEGMRERFAELRRMGIRTVMITGDNPLTAKAIAEESGVDDYLAEATPEDKMALIKREQAGGKLVAMTGDGTNDAPALAQADVGVAMNTGTSAAKEAGNMVDLDSDPTKLIEIVRIGKQLLITRGALTTFSIANDVAKYFAIIPALFAAVYPGLDRLNIMRLSSPDSAILSAVVFNALIIIALVPLSLRGVRYRPVSADRLLRRNLAVYGLGGLVAPFIGIKLIDLLISLIPGIG
- a CDS encoding potassium-transporting ATPase subunit C, whose translation is MNNSLTGKARSLGAGLRALLVLTLVTGVLYPLAVTGVSQLLLPGPANGSEVRSDGRVVGSSLIGQSYRLPPAEGHKTPEPDPRWFQGRPADGLGTNSRNTRYTLLLSGATNLAADSEVLLQRVRAAKAAVVKENSVPGHTVRPADVPADAVTSSGSGLDPDISPRYARLQVHRVAARNHLPVTEVARLVRDHTEGRTLGFLGEPRVNVLELNIALEELAARH
- a CDS encoding response regulator, with the protein product MTRVLVVEDDPQLVRALVINLQARRYAVDSAPDGATALRLAAARAPDVVVLDLGLPDVDGAEVIRSLRGGGSRVPILVLSARQASEEKVAALDAGADDYVTKPFSMDELLARLRAAVRRTEAGLAAPETTVVRTPDFTLDLAAKKAVRDGRDIRLTPTEWHLLEILVTSPGRLVSQKHLLREVWGVSLSDKTNYLRVYMAQLRRKLEADPSHPRYLITEPGMGYRFEG
- a CDS encoding PP2C family protein-serine/threonine phosphatase, which gives rise to MVTSRADADALTPVTAVGVELAWDERQPSVLLVEDDPGDALLVEELVADSALKMRLRWVRSMAEAAEVLATERPDCVLLDLHLPDASGLEAVSLVKAHADRVAIVVLTGLAEEQTGLAAVTAGAQDYLVKGRVEPELFGRAVRYAIQRKQAEQSAVALQASLMQAQENARLERGLLPRPLLRADGVQVVARYRPGRAQALLGGDFYDIVQSADGTVHALVGDVSGHGPDEAALGVALRIAWRTLVLSGITGAEQVGRLEEILVAERARDEVFATLVSLSAVPGEHRASVVRAGHHGLLRRGGADVDWVEVPGGPALGLVPGGARWPIAELSVPPGASVVLFTDGLFEGHVNDGPQRLGEEGLLGLAREAAGLAPDEFVDRLIGEAEGLAEDRGGLADDVAVVHVSWN